In Halomonas denitrificans, one DNA window encodes the following:
- a CDS encoding MFS transporter — translation MRLLKLIVHRRFGAFFAVQALGALNDNVYRNSLATLLVFGIGIEAGWDAAGLVNLAALLFILPYFLFSAVFGQLADRFEKSRMIVWIKVFELAICAFAGIALYTGNVALLMSVVFLLGFQSTLFGPIKYAILPQLLDRERLTAGNGLVAAGTYVAILAGTILGPLLAGIDLAWPWAVLLGTLAIALVGWMASLAIPAVPVGDPDLPLNLNPVTASWTAVRRLAADRRRLNSVLGVSWFWFYGTVFLVQIPAWTQGVLGGDERALAALLALFIIGISTGALLCDRLSRGGIEIGLVPIGAAGMTIFGLDLMFASPATPLLDASIADLLGRDGSLRIIADLLLIGMSGGLFIVPLYALVQSQSGDDERARVIAGMNILNALFMVLASALAIVLLSIVGLTIPELFGVVALINLAVAVYIFTLVPSFALRFLMWVVSRLIYRVRIVGAGAGRVPESGPALITCNHLSFMDPLIIGGTIQRPIRFVMTHRIYKVPGLTWLFRLAGAIPVAPAREDPALLERAFTLVDEALERGELVGIFPEGGLSPDGEVQAFRSGISEILERRPVPVLPMVLEGLWGGVFSRASGRWRRRDRGFFSRVQLGILEPIPPGQADRKPLETLTRTAYERLRDPTG, via the coding sequence ATGAGATTGCTGAAGCTGATCGTCCACCGCCGATTCGGCGCGTTCTTCGCGGTCCAGGCGCTGGGCGCGCTCAACGACAACGTCTACCGGAATTCGCTGGCCACACTCCTGGTCTTCGGCATCGGCATCGAAGCGGGCTGGGACGCGGCAGGACTGGTCAACCTGGCCGCGCTGTTGTTCATCCTGCCCTACTTCCTGTTCTCCGCCGTGTTCGGCCAGCTCGCCGACCGCTTCGAGAAGTCGCGGATGATCGTCTGGATCAAGGTCTTCGAGCTGGCGATCTGCGCGTTCGCCGGCATCGCGCTGTACACCGGGAACGTCGCATTGCTGATGAGCGTGGTCTTCCTGCTCGGATTCCAGTCGACGCTCTTCGGTCCGATCAAGTACGCCATCCTGCCGCAGCTGCTCGATCGTGAACGACTCACCGCCGGCAACGGCCTGGTCGCGGCGGGCACCTACGTCGCGATTCTCGCCGGCACCATTCTCGGCCCGCTGCTGGCCGGTATCGATCTCGCCTGGCCCTGGGCCGTGCTGCTCGGAACCCTGGCGATTGCGCTGGTCGGCTGGATGGCCTCGCTGGCGATTCCGGCGGTGCCGGTCGGCGATCCCGACCTTCCGTTGAACCTGAACCCGGTGACCGCATCGTGGACCGCGGTGCGCCGGCTGGCCGCCGACCGCAGGCGCCTCAACAGCGTGCTGGGCGTGTCCTGGTTCTGGTTCTACGGAACCGTCTTCCTGGTCCAGATTCCGGCATGGACCCAGGGCGTGCTCGGCGGCGACGAACGCGCCCTGGCGGCGTTGCTCGCGCTGTTCATCATCGGCATCAGTACCGGAGCACTCCTGTGCGACCGTCTGTCGCGGGGCGGCATCGAGATCGGCCTGGTCCCGATCGGCGCGGCCGGCATGACGATCTTCGGGCTCGACCTGATGTTCGCCAGCCCCGCCACGCCGTTGCTCGACGCGTCGATCGCCGATCTCCTGGGCCGGGACGGCAGCCTGCGCATCATCGCCGACCTGCTGCTGATCGGGATGTCCGGCGGCCTGTTCATCGTGCCCCTCTATGCACTGGTCCAGTCCCAGTCGGGCGATGACGAGCGTGCGCGCGTGATCGCGGGGATGAATATCCTCAATGCGCTGTTCATGGTGCTGGCCAGCGCGCTCGCGATCGTGCTGCTGAGCATCGTCGGGCTGACCATCCCGGAACTGTTCGGCGTGGTCGCGCTGATCAACCTCGCGGTGGCCGTCTACATCTTCACCCTGGTGCCGTCGTTCGCCCTCCGCTTCCTGATGTGGGTGGTCTCGCGCCTGATCTACCGGGTCCGCATCGTCGGTGCGGGCGCCGGACGGGTGCCCGAGTCGGGCCCGGCGCTGATCACCTGCAACCACCTCAGCTTCATGGATCCCCTGATCATCGGCGGGACGATCCAGCGACCGATCCGGTTCGTGATGACGCACCGGATCTACAAGGTGCCCGGGCTGACCTGGTTGTTCCGACTGGCCGGAGCGATTCCGGTGGCTCCCGCACGCGAAGATCCCGCCCTCCTCGAACGTGCCTTCACCCTCGTCGACGAAGCGCTGGAGCGAGGCGAACTGGTCGGTATCTTTCCCGAGGGCGGGCTCAGCCCGGACGGAGAGGTGCAGGCCTTCCGCTCGGGCATCTCCGAGATCCTCGAGCGCCGACCGGTGCCGGTCCTGCCCATGGTGCTCGAGGGACTCTGGGGCGGCGTGTTCAGTCGCGCATCCGGTCGCTGGCGCCGTCGCGACCGCGGGTTCTTCTCGAGGGTCCAGCTCGGGATTCTGGAGCCGATCCCTCCCGGTCAGGCCGACCGGAAGCCGCTCGAGACCTTGACACGGACCGCCTACGAACGGCTCCGGGACCCGACCGGATGA
- a CDS encoding M23 family metallopeptidase, translating into MPTRSRPHALPQLPFLLLIAAVLLAGQPATAQSVYVWTDENGIQHLSDRRPSAEYEVIEQRAVAKPKDPVTMRNVGTEREPDYRFDNHLHGPVTVAVVFAKAENVVSDPPLPTLLEIPARGHRSVLIGPLERRLGWKYRIEMQAVPGSMGAGKDGVPLYRVPLRADTPIRIGQGFGGSFSHDAPGSYYAVDFSLPVGTPVVAARGGVVMDTARNFHRAGTDEDRDGPRANYVRILHDDGTMAVYAHLDYGGVAVRDGQRVRAGQLIGRSGNTGYSTGPHLHFSVQVNHEMQLVTIPFRMTDTKGRPLDLDGP; encoded by the coding sequence ATGCCGACCCGATCCAGGCCCCACGCTTTGCCGCAGCTCCCCTTCCTGCTCCTGATCGCCGCCGTGCTGCTGGCCGGGCAGCCGGCCACGGCCCAATCGGTCTACGTCTGGACCGACGAGAACGGAATCCAGCACCTCTCCGATCGTCGGCCGAGCGCCGAGTACGAAGTGATCGAGCAGCGGGCCGTGGCCAAGCCCAAGGACCCGGTGACCATGCGCAACGTCGGCACCGAACGCGAGCCGGACTATCGCTTCGACAATCACCTGCACGGGCCGGTGACCGTAGCGGTGGTGTTCGCCAAGGCCGAGAACGTGGTCAGCGATCCGCCGCTGCCGACGTTGCTGGAGATTCCCGCGCGGGGCCACCGTTCGGTCCTGATCGGCCCCCTGGAGCGTCGCCTCGGCTGGAAGTACCGGATCGAGATGCAGGCCGTACCCGGCTCGATGGGCGCCGGCAAGGACGGAGTACCGCTCTACCGGGTCCCGCTGCGCGCCGACACGCCGATCCGCATCGGCCAGGGCTTCGGCGGCAGTTTCAGCCACGACGCGCCGGGCAGTTACTACGCGGTCGACTTCTCGCTGCCGGTGGGCACACCGGTGGTCGCCGCTCGCGGCGGCGTGGTGATGGACACGGCGCGGAACTTCCACCGCGCCGGCACCGACGAGGACCGCGACGGGCCCCGAGCGAACTACGTCCGCATCCTGCACGACGACGGCACCATGGCGGTCTACGCCCACCTGGACTATGGCGGGGTCGCGGTCCGCGACGGCCAGCGGGTCCGGGCCGGCCAGCTGATCGGGCGCTCCGGCAACACCGGCTACTCCACCGGCCCCCACCTGCACTTCTCGGTCCAGGTCAACCACGAGATGCAACTGGTCACCATCCCGTTCCGGATGACCGACACCAAGGGCCGGCCGCTGGACCTGGACGGCCCGTAG
- a CDS encoding EAL domain-containing protein, protein MISYAPHSIVDIEYPPLPAFRLAAQEIVPTRSTERMRWVEFLLRPEAMRSGPSVEQYIRRAYRRDGNEFDHRVIERAFVEARALPADTRFSVNILPTTLEDPSLLETVWSSAEEQGIDLSRLILEVIEFGGAVELNSSFETIVELRRAGVGVALDDYGQGFSNLDMVSAGLVDFIKLDRSIVQGGPRTPNSRGVIEGLQAFAEATGLSLVAEGVETAEQVSAIEQFGVSWIQGFLFSRPQFLK, encoded by the coding sequence GTGATCAGTTACGCGCCCCATTCCATCGTCGACATCGAATACCCGCCCCTGCCGGCCTTCCGGCTCGCGGCGCAGGAGATCGTGCCGACCCGTTCGACCGAACGCATGCGCTGGGTCGAATTCCTGCTCCGTCCCGAGGCGATGCGATCCGGGCCTTCGGTCGAGCAGTACATCCGGCGGGCCTACCGGCGCGACGGCAACGAGTTCGACCACCGGGTCATCGAGAGGGCGTTCGTCGAAGCGCGGGCGCTGCCTGCCGACACCCGGTTCAGCGTCAACATCCTGCCGACGACGCTGGAGGATCCGAGCCTGCTGGAGACCGTCTGGAGCAGTGCGGAAGAGCAGGGCATCGACCTGAGCCGGCTGATTCTCGAAGTGATCGAGTTCGGGGGCGCGGTCGAGCTGAATTCATCGTTCGAGACGATCGTCGAACTGCGCCGGGCCGGCGTCGGCGTGGCACTGGACGACTACGGTCAGGGCTTCTCCAACCTCGACATGGTGTCGGCGGGGCTGGTCGATTTCATCAAGCTGGACCGGTCCATCGTGCAGGGCGGGCCGCGCACGCCGAACAGTCGCGGAGTGATCGAGGGTCTCCAGGCCTTTGCCGAGGCGACGGGGCTGAGTCTGGTCGCCGAAGGCGTCGAAACCGCCGAACAGGTCAGCGCCATCGAGCAGTTCGGCGTGTCCTGGATCCAGGGCTTCCTGTTCAGCCGCCCCCAGTTCCTGAAGTGA
- a CDS encoding class I SAM-dependent methyltransferase, which translates to MTDWYMDDEFWQRFGPLMFSESQFSEAAEQVPLIRHRLGLERGAVLDLGCGPGRHALPLARAGLAVTAVDTSGHLLSQLAARAESERVELEALQADMRTFQRSEAFDAVLLMWTSFGYFDDEQDHARVLECAHASLKPGGRLLIDVVGLETLCRDLQPVHCTEYDDGRLLIERPVLVDAGARLDNEWLLIDGDRVDRRRWSHRVWSASELTRLIEANGFEVASVDGDYEGGPYDLDSDRLIVIARRLEQR; encoded by the coding sequence TTGACCGATTGGTACATGGACGATGAATTCTGGCAGCGCTTCGGACCGCTGATGTTCTCCGAGTCGCAGTTTAGCGAGGCGGCGGAGCAGGTGCCCCTGATTCGCCATCGCCTCGGGCTGGAGCGCGGCGCCGTGCTCGACCTCGGCTGCGGGCCGGGTCGCCACGCGCTCCCACTGGCCCGGGCCGGCCTCGCGGTCACGGCGGTGGACACCAGCGGCCACCTGCTCTCGCAGCTGGCTGCGCGCGCCGAATCCGAACGCGTGGAGCTCGAAGCGTTGCAGGCCGACATGCGCACGTTCCAGCGCAGCGAGGCCTTCGACGCGGTGCTGTTGATGTGGACGTCCTTCGGCTATTTCGACGACGAGCAGGACCACGCGCGCGTACTGGAATGCGCCCATGCGTCGTTGAAGCCGGGCGGGCGTCTCCTGATCGACGTGGTCGGTCTCGAGACGCTGTGCCGCGACCTGCAACCGGTTCATTGCACCGAGTACGACGACGGGCGCCTGCTGATCGAGCGGCCGGTGCTGGTCGACGCGGGCGCCCGGCTCGACAACGAGTGGCTGCTGATCGACGGCGACCGGGTGGACCGGCGTCGCTGGTCCCACCGCGTCTGGTCGGCCTCCGAGCTGACCCGCCTGATCGAGGCCAATGGCTTCGAGGTCGCCTCGGTGGACGGCGACTACGAAGGCGGCCCCTACGACCTCGACTCCGACCGCTTGATCGTGATCGCGCGCCGCCTCGAGCAGCGCTGA
- a CDS encoding MATE family efflux transporter, whose product MNTLAAARAHFPNRDRRRALLALALPIIGGMASQNILNLVDIAMVGRLGTTALAATGLGSFANWLSMAFILGLSTGVQAICARRVGEGAHGEIAVPLNGGLMLALILGTPLAAALILFAPEFLALLNNDPVVVEETIPYLQVRLLALVFVGMNFSFRGYWSAVHRTGIYLTTLLIMHALNIFLNWVLIFGKLGAPALGVTGAGLSTTLSIVVGTLIYIGFGIRHAWSEGFLHHRPSITMLAKQFRLSLPASLQQLFFSAGMLTLIVIIGRIGTAELAAANVLMTLGLVIILPSIALGIATATLVGNALGREDVADARAWGWDAALFTGLVGAALGLAVAVFGKPILGVFLTDPAVVALAWPPLLISCAVIGIDAAGLVLLHALLGAGDTGRVMKISLIAQWAVFLPIAALAGPVLGGGLLLVWILQGLYRSGQTLWFAAAWHQGKWQHIKV is encoded by the coding sequence ATGAATACCCTGGCCGCCGCCCGGGCTCACTTCCCGAACCGCGACCGGCGCCGCGCGCTGCTGGCGCTGGCGCTGCCGATCATCGGCGGCATGGCGTCGCAGAACATCCTGAACCTGGTCGACATCGCGATGGTCGGCCGGCTGGGCACCACCGCACTGGCCGCAACGGGCCTCGGCTCCTTCGCCAACTGGTTGTCGATGGCCTTCATCCTCGGGCTGTCGACCGGGGTGCAGGCGATCTGCGCACGGCGCGTCGGCGAAGGGGCGCACGGCGAGATCGCGGTGCCGCTGAACGGCGGCCTGATGCTGGCGCTGATCCTCGGCACGCCGCTGGCCGCGGCGCTGATCCTGTTCGCGCCGGAGTTCCTAGCGCTGCTCAACAACGATCCGGTCGTGGTCGAGGAGACCATTCCCTACCTGCAGGTCCGCCTGCTGGCACTGGTCTTCGTCGGCATGAACTTCTCCTTCCGCGGCTACTGGTCGGCGGTCCACCGCACCGGCATCTATCTGACCACGCTGCTGATCATGCACGCCTTGAACATCTTCCTGAACTGGGTGCTGATCTTCGGCAAGCTCGGCGCGCCGGCGCTGGGCGTGACCGGCGCCGGTCTTTCGACCACCCTGTCGATCGTCGTCGGCACGCTGATCTACATCGGCTTCGGCATTCGCCACGCCTGGTCCGAAGGCTTCCTGCACCACCGCCCGTCGATCACGATGCTGGCGAAGCAGTTCCGGCTCAGCCTGCCGGCCAGCCTGCAGCAGTTGTTCTTCTCCGCCGGCATGCTGACGCTGATCGTGATCATCGGTCGGATCGGCACCGCCGAACTGGCCGCGGCCAATGTCCTGATGACGCTCGGTCTGGTGATCATCCTGCCGTCGATCGCACTCGGCATCGCCACCGCGACGCTGGTCGGCAACGCGCTCGGCCGCGAGGACGTCGCCGACGCACGGGCCTGGGGCTGGGACGCGGCGCTGTTCACGGGGCTGGTCGGCGCGGCGCTGGGGCTGGCGGTAGCGGTCTTCGGCAAGCCGATTCTCGGCGTCTTCCTGACCGATCCGGCGGTCGTCGCGCTGGCCTGGCCGCCCCTGCTGATCTCGTGCGCGGTCATCGGCATCGACGCCGCCGGCCTGGTCCTGCTGCACGCGTTGCTCGGCGCCGGCGATACGGGCCGGGTGATGAAGATTTCGCTCATCGCCCAGTGGGCGGTGTTCCTGCCGATCGCCGCCCTGGCCGGTCCCGTTCTCGGCGGTGGCCTGCTGCTGGTCTGGATCCTGCAGGGCCTGTACCGCTCCGGCCAGACGCTGTGGTTCGCCGCGGCCTGGCACCAGGGGAAGTGGCAGCACATCAAGGTGTAG
- a CDS encoding GNAT family N-acetyltransferase, which yields MTVLATERLRIRPWHAGRTPPTVEAVDDALASGDRTALARMATDAEMMRYVTGGQPWSPERIDAFLQRQAGFAARHGLAFGAVERRSDGEVIGLCGIQPLDAGHLDGHFELGWWIWRDHWGRGYASEASRAVLEHARDVLRLDRLLAVIDPPNLASIRVAEKLGMRFTEILPARATRTDRDDKPVALYEVRFADRAGTGPPK from the coding sequence ATGACGGTCCTGGCCACGGAGCGACTGCGCATCCGGCCCTGGCATGCCGGCAGGACGCCGCCCACGGTCGAGGCCGTCGACGACGCGCTGGCGTCCGGCGATCGGACCGCGCTCGCGCGCATGGCCACCGATGCCGAGATGATGCGCTATGTCACCGGCGGCCAGCCGTGGTCGCCGGAGCGGATCGACGCGTTTCTGCAGCGCCAGGCCGGGTTCGCGGCAAGGCACGGCCTGGCCTTCGGCGCGGTCGAGCGTCGCTCCGACGGCGAGGTGATCGGCTTGTGCGGCATCCAGCCACTCGACGCCGGTCACCTGGACGGCCACTTCGAACTCGGCTGGTGGATCTGGCGGGACCACTGGGGCCGGGGCTATGCAAGCGAAGCGTCCCGCGCGGTGCTCGAGCACGCGCGGGACGTGCTGCGCCTCGATCGACTGCTGGCCGTCATCGACCCGCCCAACCTGGCCTCGATCCGCGTCGCCGAGAAGCTGGGCATGCGATTCACGGAGATCCTGCCGGCTCGCGCGACGCGCACCGATCGCGACGACAAGCCGGTCGCCCTCTACGAAGTCCGGTTCGCCGACCGCGCCGGCACCGGACCCCCGAAATAA
- a CDS encoding NAD-dependent deacylase, producing MTLDRTLLNEARDALRAADRVAVLTGAGVSAESNIPTFRDAQTGMWARFDPRQLASPEGFAEAPDRVWNWYRWRRELVASSRPNAGHDALATLQRSRPGVTLITQNVDGFHQQAGARDVLELHGSLQRTVCSVTRRVIDQDWLDEHADAEPPPSPHHPDGLARPDVVWFGEALPAAVIDAALDAAARCDLILVAGTSGEVHPAASLPFIARDHGARVIDVNPEATAISRMADWHLAGPSARWLPALICSA from the coding sequence ATGACGCTCGACCGAACGCTGCTGAACGAAGCGCGTGACGCGCTCCGGGCCGCCGATCGCGTCGCCGTACTGACCGGAGCTGGCGTGTCGGCCGAGTCGAACATCCCGACCTTCCGCGATGCGCAGACCGGCATGTGGGCCCGCTTCGACCCACGCCAGCTCGCCTCGCCGGAAGGGTTTGCGGAGGCCCCGGACCGGGTCTGGAACTGGTATCGATGGCGGCGCGAACTCGTTGCAAGCAGCCGGCCGAATGCCGGCCACGATGCACTGGCGACGCTTCAACGAAGTCGGCCCGGGGTCACATTGATTACCCAGAACGTCGACGGGTTCCACCAGCAGGCCGGCGCCCGGGACGTGCTCGAGCTCCACGGCAGCCTGCAGCGAACGGTCTGCTCGGTCACGCGCAGGGTCATCGACCAGGACTGGCTCGACGAGCATGCCGACGCGGAACCTCCGCCCTCGCCGCACCACCCCGACGGCCTGGCACGGCCCGACGTGGTCTGGTTCGGCGAGGCGCTTCCCGCCGCGGTCATCGACGCGGCCCTGGATGCCGCCGCCCGCTGCGACCTGATACTGGTCGCCGGAACATCGGGCGAAGTCCATCCGGCCGCGAGCCTGCCGTTCATCGCCCGCGATCACGGCGCGCGCGTCATCGACGTCAACCCGGAAGCGACGGCCATCTCGCGCATGGCGGACTGGCACCTGGCCGGACCGAGCGCCCGCTGGCTCCCGGCATTGATCTGCTCGGCGTGA
- a CDS encoding NupC/NupG family nucleoside CNT transporter produces MSNLIGLLGIALLLGVAWAASEHRRHIQWQTIVIGLLLQLALAVFVLWVPFGRVVFETLGAGFVTLIGYTQAGSAFIFGDLADAEAFGFIFAFQVLPTIIFFASLMACLYHLGVMQKIVEWMAVIMTRFMKVSGSESLATAANVFVGQTEAPLVVRPFIAGMTRSELFALMTGGMATIAGGVLAAYVLLLGGSDPAEQAFYAKHLISASIMAAPAALLVAKLILPEREASDTMGLVKTTVEREHTNLIEAAAGGAGEGLKLALNVGAMLLAFLALIALINGPLTWLGSVTGLEALVGQPIDLALILGWIFAPVAFLVGVPLDEAVTVGGLIGQKIVANEFVAYVALTDIQGELSERSVLIATYALCGFANFSSIAIQLGGIGGIAPSRRADLAQLGLKAILGGTIVSLLNAAWAGLLVWH; encoded by the coding sequence ATGTCCAACCTGATCGGATTGCTCGGCATCGCCCTGCTGCTCGGCGTCGCCTGGGCCGCCTCCGAGCACCGCCGTCACATCCAGTGGCAGACCATCGTGATCGGGCTGCTGCTCCAGCTCGCGCTCGCCGTGTTCGTGTTGTGGGTCCCCTTCGGACGCGTCGTGTTCGAAACGCTCGGCGCCGGTTTCGTGACCCTGATCGGCTACACCCAGGCCGGCTCCGCGTTCATCTTCGGTGACCTCGCCGACGCCGAGGCCTTCGGCTTCATCTTCGCCTTCCAGGTGCTGCCGACGATCATCTTCTTCGCCTCGCTGATGGCCTGCCTGTACCACCTCGGCGTCATGCAGAAGATCGTCGAGTGGATGGCGGTGATCATGACCCGGTTCATGAAGGTCTCGGGCTCGGAGTCGCTGGCCACGGCAGCCAACGTGTTCGTCGGCCAGACCGAGGCGCCGCTGGTCGTGCGCCCGTTCATCGCCGGCATGACCCGCTCGGAGCTGTTCGCCCTGATGACCGGCGGCATGGCGACGATCGCCGGGGGCGTTCTGGCCGCCTACGTCCTGCTGCTCGGCGGCAGCGATCCGGCCGAGCAGGCGTTCTACGCCAAGCACCTGATCTCCGCATCGATCATGGCCGCACCGGCCGCGCTGCTCGTCGCCAAGCTGATCCTGCCCGAGCGCGAGGCCTCGGACACCATGGGCCTGGTCAAGACGACCGTGGAGCGAGAGCACACCAACCTGATCGAAGCCGCGGCCGGCGGCGCCGGCGAGGGGCTCAAACTGGCATTGAACGTCGGCGCGATGCTGCTCGCCTTCCTGGCGCTGATCGCCCTGATCAACGGCCCGCTGACCTGGCTCGGCAGCGTGACGGGGCTCGAAGCGCTGGTCGGCCAACCGATCGACCTGGCCCTGATCCTCGGCTGGATCTTCGCGCCGGTGGCCTTCCTGGTCGGCGTGCCGCTCGACGAGGCGGTCACGGTCGGCGGGCTGATCGGCCAGAAGATCGTCGCCAACGAGTTCGTCGCCTACGTCGCGCTGACCGACATCCAGGGCGAGCTCTCGGAGCGCTCCGTGCTGATCGCGACCTACGCCCTGTGCGGCTTCGCCAACTTCTCGTCGATCGCGATCCAGCTCGGCGGCATCGGCGGTATCGCCCCGTCGAGGCGCGCCGACCTGGCCCAGCTCGGTCTCAAGGCGATCCTCGGCGGCACGATCGTCAGCCTGCTGAACGCGGCCTGGGCCGGACTGCTGGTCTGGCACTGA
- a CDS encoding peptide chain release factor 3: MKLADEIARRRTFAIISHPDAGKTTLTEKFLLFGGAIQLAGSVKSRKASRHATSDWMEMEKERGISITSSVMQFPYRERIVNLLDTPGHADFSEDTYRVLTAVDSALMVIDCAKGVEERTIKLMEVCRLRDTPIFTFINKLDREGREPIELLDEVEEVLGIECAPITWPIGMGRRLKGIYHMLRDEIQIYESGKNYLRQEPKIIAGIDSPEADATLGDMAQELRDEIELVKGASHDFDAEAYLAGRQTPVFFGSALNNFGIIPLLDEFVEYAPTPQPRATLGRTVDPGEAKITGFVFKVQANMDPAHRDRMAFMRVCSGTFTKGMKLHHVRLGKEQRTHGALTFMADERAEAEQAFPGDIVGLHNHGTIGIGDTFTEGENLQFAGIPSFAPELFRRVRLKDPLKLKALTKGLTQLSEEGATQFFKPLMGNDLVVGAVGMLQFDVVAYRLQDEYNCEAIFENVNVATCRWVSTDKERDLEKFRDKNIQHLAEDGGGRLVYLAPTRVNLQLAQERHPEITFRATREVSVYVGTD; encoded by the coding sequence ATGAAACTTGCCGACGAAATCGCCCGCCGCCGCACCTTCGCGATCATCTCGCACCCCGACGCCGGCAAGACCACGCTGACCGAGAAGTTCCTGCTGTTCGGCGGGGCGATCCAGCTGGCCGGCTCGGTCAAGTCGCGCAAGGCCTCGCGGCACGCGACCTCGGACTGGATGGAGATGGAGAAGGAGCGCGGCATCTCGATCACTTCCTCGGTGATGCAGTTCCCCTATCGCGAGCGGATCGTCAACCTGCTCGACACGCCCGGCCACGCCGACTTCTCCGAGGACACCTACCGCGTGCTGACCGCGGTCGACTCGGCGCTGATGGTGATCGATTGCGCGAAGGGCGTCGAGGAGCGGACGATCAAGCTGATGGAGGTCTGTCGCCTGCGCGACACGCCGATCTTCACCTTCATCAACAAGCTCGATCGCGAAGGCCGCGAGCCGATCGAGCTGCTCGACGAGGTCGAGGAGGTGCTGGGCATCGAGTGCGCGCCGATCACCTGGCCGATCGGCATGGGCCGGCGGCTCAAGGGCATCTATCACATGCTCCGCGACGAGATCCAGATCTACGAGTCCGGAAAGAACTACCTCCGCCAGGAGCCGAAGATCATCGCCGGCATCGACAGCCCGGAGGCCGACGCCACCCTCGGCGACATGGCCCAGGAACTGCGCGACGAAATCGAGCTGGTCAAGGGCGCCAGCCACGACTTCGACGCCGAGGCCTACCTCGCCGGCAGGCAAACCCCGGTGTTCTTCGGATCGGCCCTGAACAACTTCGGCATCATCCCGCTGCTCGACGAGTTCGTCGAATACGCGCCGACTCCGCAGCCGCGCGCCACGTTGGGCCGCACCGTCGACCCCGGCGAAGCGAAGATCACCGGCTTCGTGTTCAAGGTCCAGGCCAACATGGACCCGGCCCACCGCGACCGCATGGCCTTCATGCGGGTCTGCTCGGGCACCTTCACCAAGGGCATGAAGCTGCACCACGTGCGGCTCGGCAAGGAGCAGCGCACGCACGGCGCGCTGACCTTCATGGCCGACGAACGCGCCGAGGCCGAGCAGGCCTTCCCCGGCGACATCGTCGGTCTGCACAACCATGGAACGATCGGCATCGGCGACACCTTCACGGAGGGCGAGAACCTGCAGTTCGCCGGCATCCCGAGCTTCGCGCCGGAGCTGTTCCGCCGCGTCCGGCTCAAGGACCCGCTGAAGCTCAAGGCGCTGACCAAGGGCCTCACCCAGCTCTCGGAGGAAGGCGCGACCCAGTTCTTCAAGCCGCTGATGGGCAACGACCTGGTCGTCGGCGCCGTCGGCATGCTGCAGTTCGACGTCGTGGCCTACCGGCTGCAGGACGAATACAACTGCGAGGCGATCTTCGAGAACGTCAACGTCGCCACCTGTCGCTGGGTCTCGACCGACAAGGAGCGCGACCTCGAGAAGTTCCGCGACAAGAATATTCAGCACCTCGCCGAGGACGGCGGCGGTCGCCTGGTCTATCTCGCCCCGACCCGCGTCAACCTCCAGCTCGCCCAGGAGCGCCACCCCGAGATCACCTTCCGGGCCACGCGCGAGGTCAGCGTCTACGTCGGAACGGACTAG
- a CDS encoding YdcF family protein yields the protein MELIEKLLLALLLPPGGPILLALVGLWLAWRDWRGGKTLVFVALAALWLSATPAVSDLLRGRLESMYPPKPIGEVPAADAIVVLGGGIDPPTSRSPDPNLGAAADRYWHAYRLWRAGKAPEILISGGALPWRDAGGSEAEAAVAFLVDLGVPADRILLEPASLDTRQNAQLSADLLRARGADRMLLVTSALHMRRALKHFDAVGVEVFTAPTDHEVRDDPPGLLRWLPDSSALDGSRRALKEMLGYWLGR from the coding sequence ATGGAGCTGATCGAGAAACTGCTGCTGGCGCTGCTGCTGCCGCCGGGCGGGCCGATCCTGCTGGCGCTGGTCGGCCTGTGGCTGGCCTGGCGCGACTGGCGCGGCGGCAAGACGCTCGTGTTCGTCGCGCTTGCCGCGCTGTGGCTGTCCGCGACCCCGGCGGTCTCCGACCTGCTCCGGGGACGGCTCGAATCGATGTATCCGCCGAAGCCGATCGGGGAAGTGCCGGCCGCCGATGCCATTGTCGTGCTCGGCGGAGGAATCGATCCGCCGACCTCGCGGTCCCCGGATCCGAACCTCGGTGCCGCCGCCGATCGCTACTGGCATGCCTACCGCCTGTGGCGGGCGGGCAAGGCGCCGGAGATCCTGATTTCCGGCGGCGCCTTGCCCTGGCGCGACGCGGGCGGTTCCGAAGCCGAGGCCGCGGTGGCGTTCCTGGTCGATCTCGGCGTTCCGGCCGATCGGATCCTACTCGAGCCGGCCAGCCTGGACACCCGCCAGAACGCGCAGCTCAGCGCCGACCTGCTGCGCGCCCGGGGGGCGGACCGGATGCTGCTGGTCACATCGGCATTGCACATGCGCCGGGCGCTGAAGCACTTCGACGCGGTCGGGGTCGAGGTGTTCACCGCGCCGACCGATCACGAAGTCCGGGACGACCCGCCCGGCCTGCTGCGCTGGCTGCCCGACTCGTCTGCGCTGGACGGCAGCCGCCGCGCGCTGAAGGAGATGCTGGGCTACTGGTTGGGGCGTTGA